One segment of Hippopotamus amphibius kiboko isolate mHipAmp2 chromosome 2, mHipAmp2.hap2, whole genome shotgun sequence DNA contains the following:
- the CTSH gene encoding pro-cathepsin H translates to MWAALPLLCAGAWLLGPPACGAAELAVSSLEKFHFKSWMVQHQKKYSSEEYHHRLQAFVSNWRKISAHNAGNHTFKMGLNQFSDMSFAEIKHKYLWSEPQNCSATKSNYLRGPGPYPPSVDWRKKGNFVSPVKNQGSCGSCWTFSTTGALESAVAIATGKLPSLAEQQLVDCAQHFNNHGCQGGLPSQAFEYIRYNKGIMGEDTYPYKGQEGDCKFQPSKAIAFVKDVANITMNDEKGMVEAVALYNPVSFAFEVTNDFMMYRKGIYSSTSCHKTPDKVNHAVLAVGYGEENGIPYWIVKNSWGPQWGMKGYFYIERGKNMCGLAACASYPIPLV, encoded by the exons ATGTGGGCCGCCCTGCCGCTGCTCTGCGCCGGAGCCTGGCTCCTGGGGCCCCCCGCCTGCGGCGCCGCCGAGCTGGCCGTGAGCTCCTTAG agaaGTTTCACTTTAAGTCATGGATGGTGCAG cACCAAAAGAAATACAGCTCGGAAGAGTACCACCACAGGCTACAGGCGTTTGTCAGCAACTGGAGGAAGATCAGTGCCCACAATGCCGGGAACCACACATTTAAAA TGGGACTGAACCAGTTTTCAGACATGAGCTTTGCTGAAATAAAACACAAGTATCTTTGGTCAGAGCCTCAG AATTGTTCAGCCACCAAAAGTAACTACCTTCGGGGTCCTGGACCTTATCCACCCTCCGTGGACTGGcggaaaaaaggaaattttgtcTCACCAGTGAAAAATCAG GGCAGCTGCGGCAGTTGCTGGACCTTCTCCACCACCGGGGCGCTGGAGTCCGCTGTTGCCATTGCAACTGGGAAGCTGCCCTCTTTG GCCGAGCAGCAGCTGGTGGACTGCGCCCAACATTTCAACAATCACGGCTGCCAAGG GGGTCTCCCCAGCCAGGCCTTCGAGTACATCCGGTACAACAAGGGCATCATGGGTGAAGACACCTACCCCTACAAGGGCCAG GAGGGTGACTGCAAGTTCCAGCCCAGTAAGGCCATTGCTTTTGTCAAGGATGTAGCCAACATCACAATG AACGACGAGAAGGGGATGGTGGAGGCGGTGGCCCTGTACAACCCCGTGAGCTTTGCCTTCGAGGTGACTAATGACTTTATGATGTACAGAAAGGGCATCTACTCCAG taCTTCCTGTCATAAAACTCCAGATAAAGTCAACCATGCAGTCCTGGCTGTTGGGTACGGAGAAGAAAATGGTATACCCTATTGGATCGTGAAGAACTCTTGGGGTCCCCAGTGGGGAATGAAAGG GTACTTCTACATCGAGCGTGGGAAGAACATGTGTGGCCTGGCGGCCTGCGCCTCCTACCCCATTCCCCTGGTGTGA